One segment of Leptodactylus fuscus isolate aLepFus1 chromosome 7, aLepFus1.hap2, whole genome shotgun sequence DNA contains the following:
- the PTPMT1 gene encoding phosphatidylglycerophosphatase and protein-tyrosine phosphatase 1, protein MTLQSAATRVLFYPTLLYNVIMEKISSRKWYDRIDETVILGALPFRGISDRLITEENVHGVVTMNEEYETRLLCPSSQEWEAFGVEQLRLSTVDFTGVPTLEHLQEGVQFVHKHRKMGHSVYIHCKAGRSRSATMVAAYLVERHKWKPDVASAFIAQIRPHILIHNRQRQMLEKFYRLVTNSDAAGNGG, encoded by the exons ATGACTTTACAGTCGGCAGCGACGCGTGTGTTATTCTATCCGACCTTGCTGTACAATGTGATCATGGAGAAGATCTCCAGCCGGAAGTGGTATGACAGGATCGATGAGACCGTGATCCTTGGAGCGCTGCCCTTCCGGGGAATCAGTGACAGG TTAATTACAGAAGAAAATGTCCACGGAGTTGTCACCATGAATGAAGAATATGAGACCCgactgctctgcccctcctcccaG GAGTGGGAAGCTTTTGGTGTGGAGCAGCTCCGACTCAGCACTGTCGACTTCACTGGCGTTCCCACCCTGGAGCACTTACAGGAGGGGGTTCAGTTTGTTCACAAGCATCGGAAAATGGGGCACAGCGTTTACATCCACTGTAAGGCCGGGCGCTCCCGCAGCGCCACCATGGTAGCGGCCTATCTAGTAGAG AGACATAAATGGAAACCCGATGTTGCCAGCGCTTTCATCGCACAAATCCGTCCTCACATCTTGATCCACAACAGACAGCGGCAAATGCTGGAGAAGTTTTATCGGTTAGTGACTAATTCAGACGCTGCGGGAAATGGAGGCTGA